CAACAATATAAGATTGAGAACATCTGATGTCTCGACGAAGGtgtcatatcagttgtatacattgtacattgacCGTAGGTCATCATAAAATACCTGTAATCACGAGagtaatacatattatattgtCATAGGTGTTGTCAGTCTGTGTCCAAAGTGGTCTGAAATCTAGCCTACTTGAATGGCTTTACAATAAAACTGCCAGACGATTACAAATAAATGATGGGCGGTATCATCCGTTTTCATTCTTCTATTTTATATTCCCGACATCGCCTGTATCATTGCCATCGATTTCATTAGATTTGTTATCTTTTGGGATAACAGTATCAATGAACAATCACGTGATCATTTATTGGTGGTAGCAAATTGACACATTAACAGTAGTAGGGTCGATGAACTAATAAGTTGAACGCAATATATACCAATTCTTATGTCTCCATTACTAATTCATTGTCACAGTGATAGGAAACTTATTACAGAGTTTTAAGACTATAAAATTCATTCCCGACTTTCTCATCACTTAGGATTAAGCACTATCATTGACTGTCACGTGtttgaatttatataattaattaattaattaatcctGTTTGAAATTCCTTTTGTAAACCtatcccagagacttggcttGACAATGTCGATcgtatactagtatgtcaagCCACATAGTCCAGTCTCTGAGCTATTGTAAACCACACTGAAACAGACTTTGAAGTGACATTACTTTATCATAATCATAACTTACTCACTCAGATAGCAGCTGAGGCAACATCTTTTTCAACTCTTTTGATTGGTTACTCTTACTAATTCGAAATTTCATAAGGGACCTTCAGTAATTGCATGGGAGAGGGCTGGGAGAAATGCCCGGAATGCTGCATAGAATATTACCCTCTCCCGATTGTGTCGTGCTAAAAAGTGGCTATCTcccaatttcctttctctaaaatatgacctactttgaaaatattccaaaaatatggtttaaatgctgtcagaaaGGACAATAGTCCCGGAATCAATTTCTTAAAGGACTCAATATATTCCCCTTCCGAGCttgttttgaataaaatgacCCTTAGCTTCTTTCTTTTCTATAGAATGAATGTACTGCAAAAGTACCGTGCCATTGATGTGTCATTTTCAAAGAAAAACTCAGACTTTAACATCCACGCCTAGCTTTGATCCAGAAAGCCATCAAATTGAAGTACTCCCATAAGGAAAGAACCACACGGTTGCTGGATCTTTAAGATGGAAgacattactaagtatgaaacAAACCAGGATCGGGCAAATGGTGAAGCTATTGACGGTAACTATGACGTCACGAGTAAGGATGTCGTCACAGACTCGGTCTGTACTGACTCAGAGAGTATTGGAAATGATACTAAGACTAAATCTACTCGTTGGGGATGGTTTAATTACAGACCTGACTATCTGCAATGTTTCAATAGCGCCCCCTGGTTGTGTTCAAGTCTAAGTTCTCTATATTTCACCCAGTCTATGGTTATGTGGGGATTTCTATTCGTCAGTTTGACAAGTATCGAGAAACGTTTCGACCTTCCGAGTACAGCATCGGGGATCATCGTCGCTTCGTACGACATATGCTCCGCACTAGTTGTACTCTTTATtagttactatggcaactaTGGAAACAAATCTCGCATCCTTTCCATCGGCTGCTTCATCATGGGATGCGGATCTCTAATCTATACACTTCCCCATTTCACATCGGAAGACTATCTCCCTGGAGATGAAAACTACACTGAACAACTTTGTGATCGATCAGAAACTGTAGCAGATCCATGTGATGACGATGACTGGACGTCTTCGACATTAACGTATTATTTCATAGTTTTTATTATTGCACAATGTCTACATGGTCTTGGTGGAACACCAGTCTACACGGTTAGTCCTCCTTACATGGACGAAAACGTATCTACTAAACGTGCAGGAATGTATATGGGTAAGATAATCTACAATACATTCATATTGGTCTGTCAAATTGGAGATGGGGTGAGGGCAAATATTTATAACAGTACAGCAAGAGGTGCACTACAACACCCCTACGAGGGGTTAGACACCAACATGCATGGCACAACAAAATCGTATTTTCACTATGTACTCTTGGTGAATTTTGTCTTGTCTTGAACGTACACCGTACCCATAGTTTGTCTACGTCTTGGATCTGTGTTCATCTCAGATTGTTTTCGGATAGTGAAGAGCAAAGCGGAATCGCAGATCCAGTCATGACATAGACAGGCTACGTACACAGTGACAAGTGCAACCTAAATCCCTCTGTCACAGATATAGGAACCCAACTCGTTTATATTGATACATAAAATTTGAGTTTCCTATATTCATTCTGAGTTAAAATCAAAGTTTACTATCTGGTTAGTCTTTGCATTACATCATCATCAACTGCCGTCTTTGTCAACtcttattattatattaaaaacaAACTATGGCTCTCCTGTTTTAACATATCATACCCAGTAATGATAAAACTTATATTAAGATaatttgtctcattttttcTCGTTCTATTTGTTTGGCAAAGGTTCTATAAACGTTGCGACcggttgtttttgtttgtcatGCGATTTTATGTTTTGTCATGCAATTTCGGCATACTGTTGTTGGTTTTCAAAGTTTTCGTCATTTTGTTGACCAGGTATTATGTACGGGTTTAGCACACTTGGCCCAGCAGTTGGTTTAATTCTTGGTGGATATTTTTTAACAATATACACAGATATCAAGTATGCTGACAGGTAAATATTTCACATATCGAAAAGACATATATCTCCTATTCTCCTGTCTTTGATTTTTTATCATCTGAAGAACGTTATACCATAGATGTCTATGGTTATACTGTTGCAGACgtatgtttgtttttagaaAACTTTAAGTTTCTCCACGGTTtgttaaatattttaaacaattGATCGTGACAACTTACTCCAACTTTATAAATGTATAGTTAAATTACTGTCAAATTTTGTTTAGCCTTTTTATATCGTAATCTGTGATTTTACTTGCTGTATcactaatgaaaaaaaatttacaGATAGCGATGTAACCAGGCTAAACTCTTCATTAAAATTTGGTAGATaatgaaataattgtaaaacttTCATTGATTATAAAGGCAAATGAAATGCTGATATTTACCCACAATTCAATGATCTCACCTTTCTACGTGGTTTAATCACATTAGATGCTTTTATTTGTATgctttgatgatgatgatgatgatgatgatgatgatgatgatgatgatgatgatgatgatgatgatgatgatgatgatactaACCCGTATAcattatatgtgtgtatacattttaCAGTATTCAAATAACACCTGAACATCCAGCTTGGGTTGGAGCATGGTGGCTGGGTTTTCTAATTGGTTGGATTATGTCATGGCTAGTATCACTTCCATTAAGTGGATTTCCAGAAGAACTTCGTGGTAAGTAGAAAACTCGAGTGATATTATAAAGATGCCAAAGATTGACAGAACGTTTCAAATAGCTTCCTATAGCTTCCTATACCCAATATTAATATTCTCCCGCCCACtttccctcccctcccctccccaacAATATACGCACGGCGTTCATATTTTTGTACTCCTTTTGGAATCAGAACCTGGACAGATCTAGATACCAActtttaagaaattaaaaagACATCTCTTGTAAACCACAATTCAAACCTGAGTGAATGATAGAAAGACAGGATTTACTGATTTATCAATTTATCCGGAACTTTAAAAAAGTAAATACTTTAGCTTATGCCACAAATGAGATTTGTTTGTGACGGGTGGCTATTGATTTACCAATcatggttgaatgattgatgtGGAATCAGTCGGAATAAATCAATATCTGCAAAGCTCGGGAACTTTGAAAAGTAGGGAATGCAATATTTACCACCAGATTCAACCCTAAACATTATGACATTTATCTTTCAGGCACAGAGGAAGTGAAAAACAATCGAGAAGTGCAAACTCATCACTCGGAGTCTCAGATCGAAGCATCTCAACAAGGTTTTGGCGTCAGTTTCAAAGATTTCCCAAAATCATTGTGGTTACTATTGAAAAATCCTGCGTATGTCTTGTTACTTTTAAGTGCTTGTTCAGGTGCAATGATCGTTACAGGGTTCGCCGTGTTTATGCCCAAATTTATAGAGAACCAATATAATCAAACTGCTGGTGTCGCCTCTGCTATGTTTGGTGAGTTTGAAACAGTCACGTGTTGAATTGTGTATAGTATGCTCTCTCACGTAATGACATGTTCTGTCATGATATTGGTTTCTATGTTTAATATGATTACCTTCATGGATAACATAGCGATAATCAGAGCCAGCAAATAACTTTAactaacatacacatacatacatacatacatacatacatacatacataccatacacagTTTTAGCTGCTGTTTTTTCCTTAAATCAAACTGTGTTCTGTTTTATTACAGGGATTGCGGTCATCCCCGGTGCAGTGGGTGGAACTGTTCTGGGTGGATGGGTCGTAAAAAGATTTGATCTAAAAGTCAGGGGCATGCTGAAATTTATATTTGGTTGTACTGCGATTGTCCTGGTTTTAGCTGTGATTTTTATGATGCACTGCCCAGAAGATCCACTGGCAGGGGTTTTTGTTCCTTATCATCCAAATGGGTCAgattttattcataattattttctTTGATCTCATTGTTCCATAGATTTTCCCACTAAACAAGTTTTGAGGGTATATATAGAGCATCCAGTTATTCACAATATATAAAGCTGCTAAGCTTTGTACCACTGTTAGGATTAAAAATATCGGAATTGGGTCTAAATTTACACAATTTTGACGATACTGTTATTCGctaatatttttcatcattcagccaagaaagaaagaaagagtgTGTTTCTCTGTTATGTCGTTGAGTAAGGAATGTTGTTAGCATAAGTAGGACCAAAGTCGACAGACAGACCAGTGACAAAGTCGTGATGAGTATTATCGTGTGAATGAAGacaatattgaggaataatataattatacactccCAAGCGTAATTTATGGAAAATTGAGAAAAAGCAGTTacaatattaattttgaatgttttgaccaCCGCTGAACCAGTGACGTAAACGAgagttgtcatgacgtagaacgaccagggtattaaagatacacatattttgttcaaacacgttcaatcatagaccctatttcgtgtagggtctatggttcaaccTGATTTAAGTGTGGTACGATAACGGATAtcaattattcatattttttaattaaaatttcaGAACTGACCAAGATGAAGCTAACCTAACAGCTGCTTGCAATGCTGGTTGCCAGTGTTCAACTGAAATCTATTCACCAGTGTGTGGATCTAACGGTGTTCAGTATTTCGATGCTTGTTTTGCAGGTTGTACGGCCCACAATAAAGATGAAGGGGTAATCACAATTTACATCTGTCTAACTTTCGCAAACTACTAGATCACAAGGGTCTATGCATAAACATAAACTAGCTAAAGACCGCAGAAATTTCTGGACAGTAAGATGGAAATGTCCGCACCATGATTTTGTTTTTACGTGTATGTCAATGACCCTGGCAATGAGCGAAGCAAATCCCTCACTGAGAGGTTTAAGTTCTTGGTATTTGTAGTTCTTCATCAAATATAGATATACATGCGCGGTTCAAGTGTTGTCAGGGGTTTTCAACCACTCAATGCATCAAAGTATGTCACTTATACTCATTCATACAATACCTTGACTGTATTCCACGTTCAGTAGCTAGCAGTAGCAGACAAACAATGGAGTAATCCAGCTGAAAGGAACAAGActgttatatatttgttttcggAGATTGGCTATTTATGAAACTaggtaaaataataaatatataagttaattttttttccgTAGATATTCTACGATTGTAGCTGCGTATGGAACAGTACCACGTTGTCACGTGATCATtatggatatgcaaatgagggcaaaTGTGACTCAGGCTGTGAAGCATGGAAACTACCagtatttctttttttattcttCATCATTATGATTTTTGTGTTTGCCCGTATGGTACCAGGTACTATTACCCAAATGAGGTGAGACTCTATAGttgtgatgttgttgttgtcgtcgtcgtcgtcgtcgtcgtcgtcgtcgtcgtcgtcgtcgtcgttgttgttgttgttgttgttgttgttgttgtttaaaaaaataaatataaagcaTTGATTGAATCTTGGGAAATACCAATGAACAAAAAATGCGATGTCctaaatttttgaaaaacatttAGTATATATAGTGACACCTTTCTTGGATCAATTTTGAAAAGTTATATGTACTGATTGTTCGACCAGAAGATTGAAAGTTTGTGTGTTGTTTTCATTCTCTGCTATAACAGTCAAAgtttaacattttgtttcacGTTATTACGTctttgttttatgatatttgattttattatttgcAGACTTGTTCCAGACAATCAAAGAGCATTTGCAATGGGAATCGGATCACTAGCCACTAAATtactaggtatgtatgtatgtatgtatgtatgtatgtatgtatgtatgtatgtatgtatgtaacatcattgttgttttttccaCCCCTTACCGTGCCATAAGACAGTCAATCTCTTTGTCCATATTTTCTCAATATTTTAGGCGGAGTGCCAGCACCGATCATATTTGGAGTAGCTATCGATAAATCCTGTGCATTGTGGCATCACGACTGTGAACAGAGAGGTTCATGTTGGGTGTACGATCCTCTACAGTTTAGTTTTCGTCTCACCCTCCTCGGAGTTGTGTTCACCTTTCTTGGCCTGGTTCTCACTTCCCTCacgtacattgtgtacaaacCACCCACGTCGGAAGAAAATGGTGGAATTGGAAAAGATGACTCAGAGGggttagaattaagtgatgggaaTTTCACAAAGACGCCCTCTGGAGTCAAACTTGTTGGATATACTGATACCCAGGGTGTTGACAACATGCAAGAACAACTGTCTATCGAATCGAAAGGCATAGCTCGtgaagacagtcaagcagtcttAGTTGACTCTGAAGTTTTTGCTGGCGACTTGTAAATTCAAGACCCTTTCTAAGTTTGCGCAAATACATTACTGTTCAAATACGTCTAATGACGTACATATACACGAAGCGATGTTATAAGTTCATTTTTATTCGAGTTATTTGTTACCGTCTTGTTCCAATTTTTTATTTAGATATctaataattaattgatttgtCTTATTTACTGTTGATGCCTTCTGAGTGTTATCTTATTAGTCAGCTTATACAGTGAATCACACCACAAACACATAATGGACCTGGGAAGAGGGAGTGGGCTTCGTCCAAAATCTCAGTGTACGtcacatgtatatgacatgacCACTAGAAGACCCATCAAAGTAGAATGGGGTGTGATATACTGTAATATTATCCAACGATCAACAAAGATAGAAAAGTTGATGAAACAGTGACATAATAGCGGTGATAGACTCATCATTATATGTCACTAGGCGTCAACTTGATTTGACTCGGACATTGCTAGGATAAAAAgctgtacaacccataacaccaaagtaaagcatattctgtatgtaccacaatcgtttatagcatccatatcaagtgtaaaagtatactgtttcatttgtttaattGACCACATTgcaaaggccacatgctaggcttgtaaataaaccaattgaaacagtacacctttacacttgatatgatcATGCTATAAACGATAGTAGCACATATAGAAATTACTTTACTTCACTGTTATCccttgtaatatgaatgctataaatgagtgtagcacatagagaaattgctttacttcagtgttactgatTGTAAATCGACACTTGGTGATATTTACTACTACAAGTACTAAATTCACAGTACTTGGCATAAGTAACAAATAGCACAATGGAACCTGTATGATTTGCTACTTTCAGAATGATGATATACAACTGTGTATGAATTATTTAGTGTGAAAAATTATCATAGTTATGACATTTGATCCCAAGTATACTCCCCTGCCTTTCACAGAAAAACTCAGCGAAGCTTAGTATCTTGAAAGATCTTGAAATGGGCTTGGTTGAAGCCTTGAAGGCTAGTTCAGACTAGCTATGACTTCCTGGCCAACTGTTTTGAGACATCACCTATTCCTTACCACGGAACATTATTCAATGAATCAACTTCAAGGCTTATGTTTACATCATTTAGAACtttgttttacaaatgtactgttTATATACGTTTTGTAAATCTTtccatgtaattttttttcactgaatATAAGTTGAATATTCacttattaaatattttgatatattagtGTATACATTAGGATTATTATGACAGAATTTATGACAGtcaatttattacatgtaatatatatatgaattattgTCAAAACTGACATATATATGGTTGCTTAActaaacaaaaatacaacatttaacCAATATTTATTGGCTTTAATTTGGCTTATTTTATGGTTCTTCTCCTGGGTGCTATAAATATTCCATTATATTCAACACTCTTAAGCTTTGTCTAACGGTAGTAATCGGCCGCGTTTACTTATTCGTCTGAACGTCCCAAGTTTCTCTGTTATATTTCGGTAAGTAGATTCCTTTCAGTCGATATTATCTGAAGTTTCTTGTTGAAAATTTATTGATTCCTTACgttgtgtatttgaaatataaacttaAATCCATGACGTCACCAGATACGTTGAATGTCAGTGCAATGAcgccatgaaaacaaaatgacgCACACACAGAGTGTAAAGAGATAACATAAAGGATAGACCATCGAGGGCTATGCTATCTTGACGGATTTCTCACCTAATATGTAATATAGTCAGTGACAATGCTTAAACAAACGAATCGAAATGTTACATCCAGATCAGTTTGCATATTATAAGTGTGAATTCATTTCGTAAATTTTGTTATGTCTGTCCAACTATGGATTGtcctaaatgtacatgtactggtaatgTTAGCTGCCACGTGCACTTCAATCTTTACCATGCCTCCTACATgttttttgtcttctttttgtCGTGTATGGATGGGTTTGTTCGTTTATCTCATTCATTGTTCACTTAAATTTGTtaattcgttcgttcgttctcCCATGGTTTGGAGTAATTGCATCACAAGATTTCAAACTAATCTATTGAGTGTTTATCATGGGCTAAAGATTAAGGGACCTGTCAGTTTTGTCGGAggtagggtggggtggggtgaatgtgtgtttttgttcgTGAATTTGTTATAGTATAAAGAACTCGATGGAACCACGTGAGTGAAGCAGTTAGGCCTAACATGTTAGCTACTACTACGGTTTCACTTGTGTATAGTTCTCTTAGACTATAATATAGCAACTTCATGAGCACCTGTGGCTTTTGTAGGGTGGAGAGTcatcttttttttctcaaaatgttcgggggggggggggtcattgtgtttttgtgttgtgACGAAAGAACAACTCATTTCTGCACTGGTATTATTGTGTCTAGCTTACCAATTTCTTACCTACGTCATTTACTAGTTCTTCACAATGTAGTAATGAGACACTGCTTAACAACCACAGGGGATGAGAGACTTTTTTCTGATAGAAAAATCCACCGACACGTACGTATCCTCCACCCCAACCTCCCTCCCCGTCCAAAGAAAGTGACTCGTCCCTACGATGTATAGCCAGCACGACTCATGCGAAAAGACACGCTATACATCCGATCGTAGATTGTGCAGACATGTAGAGTTGGACTTTGATCATCATTTGAACGTTGTTATCTCGAGTCTAGCTACTATAGGGGGGTCTAAAACATTTGATATTCAAAACTTCACTGAAAGCTacaataatatcataaaataaatatttatggcCCTGAACCTTCTGTTACTCTTCTAGTGTTGGTTAAGTAGATTTCGGTAAACAAACTTTACAGTTACCCGAATAGGTTACTTCAAGGACCCAAATAATTTACGGGTTAAAATACTTGATGGAGATCTAGAGACAGTTCAATCAGAGATGATTAAAGTAGACGCTACGGATGTAACCCTATCTCTATTTATGAATTAGTTGGTGGTTCTCCAATTTGTTGtcgtgtcaaaatattttattttgattaatcTAACAAAAGTGCACTCAACCTTCACTCTGCGCAACCTGAGTTAGGGGCAGTCATTTTTAACTGACTGCCAGTGGGGGCGCTGTTTTCAGAGTTGAACACGGGGTTTTATCAGTGAACTTAAAACAAAAGTGAAAGATAGGTTTAATCCTAACACTAACTCTAATCTTATAAAGCTAGTCATTCTTTAATAATGtataccaaatactaaatgTTGACATTCTTATTTTAAGAAATAGTGTTCATAGCGCATGTAAGTATGATGGGAGAGGGTAGTAGACGTAATACTCAGTAGTAGACAAATTACAATTTAAATGACAACTAAACTTCTTGTTTTCCAAAGGACCCTCCCTCATTTCAAGTGGTGTTCTCCAAAAACACCCCTCCCCCActtcatacatacaaacaaataaacaaaacaaaaacaaacaaaattaaacaaGAATGAAAACATATCTCTTCCCAACTCCCATTGGCGAATACACTTCAAGTTCACAGTGacatatttgaagaaaaagggttgtttgatatttttttataacattgGTATACTGCGCGTGCCCAATCAAAGCTGTCCACCCCTATGAATATAATAGAAGTTCCTGCCATAGTTGAAAGGTTACTTGACTAAAGGGCAGGTGTTGTCATCGGCATTTTTATCGTCCATCCCGTACGTACCGTGGCCATATCCGCTCAAATACCTACCAGTGACGAATATGGTGAGGCTTTGACGAAGGGTTAATATATTGCTCTGAAGCGTAAgtggtaatatatgtatattgtagcCAAAAAATATCGCTAGCAAACTCTTCTTTTTCTTGTACGACCGCTGCGCTGAGGTAACGTTATGTGTACACAACGCTACGAGTACGACTGTTTTTCCCATACTAGTTAATTTCTCGTACGTAGTATTACAGTTGACCACATGTACGTATATTTCAAATCTCCAGGAAACGTCGATTGGGGATAGTAGTATTTCAATGGGGACAAGATACTGGACAGtcaatttgtgtgtgtgatgtggTGTGTATTTACGTTTGTGCGTATGTCATGTGGGAATCGGGGATTGTTGATACCACAACCACTGTTAGTGTTATTGTGATCTTCGTCACATCTGACAATGATAATCAAATTGACTtgatttctgtctgtctgtcttaaaATTCAATGTGATTTATTATCAGTTTTCGTATTTTGATTTCACATAACCGCGATATTAAAAAAATGGCGATAATTTCAA
This Glandiceps talaboti chromosome 13, keGlaTala1.1, whole genome shotgun sequence DNA region includes the following protein-coding sequences:
- the LOC144444917 gene encoding solute carrier organic anion transporter family member 4C1-like; translated protein: MEDITKYETNQDRANGEAIDGNYDVTSKDVVTDSVCTDSESIGNDTKTKSTRWGWFNYRPDYLQCFNSAPWLCSSLSSLYFTQSMVMWGFLFVSLTSIEKRFDLPSTASGIIVASYDICSALVVLFISYYGNYGNKSRILSIGCFIMGCGSLIYTLPHFTSEDYLPGDENYTEQLCDRSETVADPCDDDDWTSSTLTYYFIVFIIAQCLHGLGGTPVYTVSPPYMDENVSTKRAGMYMGIMYGFSTLGPAVGLILGGYFLTIYTDIKYADSIQITPEHPAWVGAWWLGFLIGWIMSWLVSLPLSGFPEELRGTEEVKNNREVQTHHSESQIEASQQGFGVSFKDFPKSLWLLLKNPAYVLLLLSACSGAMIVTGFAVFMPKFIENQYNQTAGVASAMFGIAVIPGAVGGTVLGGWVVKRFDLKVRGMLKFIFGCTAIVLVLAVIFMMHCPEDPLAGVFVPYHPNGTDQDEANLTAACNAGCQCSTEIYSPVCGSNGVQYFDACFAGCTAHNKDEGIFYDCSCVWNSTTLSRDHYGYANEGKCDSGCEAWKLPVFLFLFFIIMIFVFARMVPGTITQMRLVPDNQRAFAMGIGSLATKLLGGVPAPIIFGVAIDKSCALWHHDCEQRGSCWVYDPLQFSFRLTLLGVVFTFLGLVLTSLTYIVYKPPTSEENGGIGKDDSEGLELSDGNFTKTPSGVKLVGYTDTQGVDNMQEQLSIESKGIAREDSQAVLVDSEVFAGDL